The genomic region ATGCGCAAGTATAGAacaaacagatcataattgattaaaaatgatCAAGGGGTATCTAATCGCTATCGTTTTaagccaaaaataaaatcattaacttttttattcataaaatgtttaagtttttttttttgtttttaatttttcaaaacctTTATTTGCTTTCTAgtcaaattataaataaagggatatatttttgcattttcttttgcatataaagaatttaaaacttttaaaatttaaataatattttttaaacttaactttAACAAAACCGACAATCGAACGTGTCAATAATTTCAAACCATCACCAAAACTTGGACAAGTAGATAATGATAATGAATGCAATAATGCAATAGGGGtttattttctcattaattttttttaaacaatgaATTGAACAGAATTACATGTTGAATTTACCTGTCGCATTGATGTCATTATCACATCAATAAACTTTTCGTTAAAAGTCACGGCTTTTAGGTAcatattaattaaatgttGTTTGCCTACCGTTTTAAATGCTTTCCAATTGTcaacttttcttaataaaataaaaacgtgaaaaaataattacaaacatgttaaaggaagaagaatttgaaccttatatatagattaatttaaatatacaaTTTAAAAACGATTTTACCTCAAATTTCGATGTTCTTGCCATATGATAGGgtcattataaattttttatcaaaatttttttacatatttagAAAAACTCATGAAtcattctaatttttttattacgttaaattaagtttttatattttttattttagataaaatagATCTTGATAACTAATCTTTGATTAATGGTTATGATGCCGCGTTCTCAACAAGGAGCCATGAATTCTACATCAATAAAAGATGTCATGGTCTTAATGAAGAGTTATAAATCGTACATTGATTGTGTACTAAAGTGAAATCATACATCATCTTCAACttataagaaatattttatgagACCAAACCAAAGTGAACAATACCTTGCAATTTAATGTGAACAAtgacaattggtatcagaatAAACTTTAACTATTAGCAATTTGACACTGAAGATAGTGTATCTCTGTTTGGAGTGATGAAAATAATGGACCTTTGTTGGAGTGGTGAAAATGTCATGGCGTAATGGGCCATTAATCCCACATCGACATGTGAAAGCCCTTTTGTGAGATAAAACTGTGAGGCTAGTCGTGACATGTTGATGatttatactttaaatataaaggCATATTTGATAATGGATAGTCATAAAAGGCatgtttgatttaaaataaaaatataaaaatttaattgaacataataataaaataatgacttatttatattttttaaaaattaattcagaGACTTTTCTAAatattatacttttttttccttttttatatatattttcttttaattagtaacttaaaaatatacatttgTTTATCATCTTaatattagaatattttaacTCTCGACcatatttgaatcaaattaaaaaaaattatgaaaaaattacatctattaaaaatggatgtaaaattgatttatcacattataaattaataaatttaacctttattcttattttttattaaaaaagacATACTAACATTTACtacattaaatatatacaaaatgataaaatacCTAACATGTACGTGTTATGTAGTCAAATTATACTACTCATGGTAGGTAGCAGcaatcttttaaaaaagagaagaaaaaattatactaCTCCTGGTTTTGGGCATGCTGTTTtggagtaaaatattttttagaataaatTCATCAATCTTTATTATTTGGATGGAAGataatgtttttttaaaaatatttgcataatatttgaaaaactacttaaattattaaaaaaatttaaatttttttattacgtttaattaagtttttgtatttttatttttactcaaataagctcttataactaatgattgattaattgcTATTAGtccacttatcattttattttcacataACACTGATGTGGTGTTGatataaaaagtgaaaatgtCACATAATCATATCATAATACTATATTAGCATTCTATGtcattatcaattataatatataagtatattatgtcataattaattataacatGTCATTATCTGTGTTAACAGCACAtgacataaaatgataagtgatattttgattatgttaattattagttataaaaactcatttggtttaaaataaaaatataaggtcctatttgatttaaaagaaaaatataaatacttgattgaacgtaataaaaaatttatttaaaatttttaaaataatttagagatttttttaattatttcgtctaaaatattttaccctTGTGAAGGTGTAAGAcatttttcacaaaaaaaaatctaaaatcttaagtttaagAATATAGTTGCGTATGGCAATGGATACCTTAAGCCAAGAAATACTTCCTCAgatattttcattaaacaaTCTTATACCTAAGGGAACACGTGATTAAAGGCATTGAACCAACAGATTGAGCTTTAATAAAGCATCTATTTGTATTGTTTAAGCAATATTAGAAAAATAGAGACAGTGTTTTTCAATGATAGCAAGATTCCTTTCTGGAAGACATGGGGTCATTGCATAGACCAAAGTGCAAAACAAAGAGATCATACGTTCATGCATTTGCTACAAGGATGCCAGATGCTTGCACATTCTCTAGAGACGAACGAATTCAGGAGGTTTTAGGGCGACCCTCGCCATTGGTTTTCAAGTGCTTGACAGTTGGCACTGCTCTGATTCATTATTGTACAGGTGCAACTTTTCATGTTACTGCCAATGATATTCCGAAGCTGAAAATTTTGCAGCGTCTTGGCTAGCATTTGTAACTATTTCCAGATTTTATTGTGGGTTTCCTCTCTGCCATGCTTTTGCGGGAGAATATTTGGCTTTGATTGAAAGCTGgcaagaagaaaaggaaagatggTACTGAAAAAGGAGCTAAAACATAAAAGGAAATGCGAAAGGATGTTTGTGACATGTGATGAGTGAAATGTTAAATTAAAGCAAGAGTGATGAGAGGATATATGTGTACATCACGTAGTACATTTGTGCGGAGCAATCCATAACTCCTATTAGTGGAGATTTGTCAGATTCCACACACATGGAGGTACCAATTATTTCATATTCTGTCTGAATGCTTACTTGCTTAAGCTTAACCAAGAAGCAGCAGCAAGGCAGGCATTCTTGCTCGAACCAAAACTGCGGAAAATTGCTTGAATTACTCGGCTCAGGGTACGCATCGGATATATTAATTCtttaataattcaaaatatacGTTGGTAACGCCCAATACTAACCTGAAATTTGCTTAAGTTTCAGAGTTTAAGGAACACCAGCCTTCATTGCTGTTTCATCAACTAGCTAGGAAACTGCTAGCAAGTATGAATCTTCGTGAATTAACTTAAATTAGTACCTTGGAGCTCCATTTTTCATTTACTATTTCCACTAGCCGAAGCTCATGAACTGACATTGATTCTATCCCAGAATCAAAGTGTAGAGAAACCCTGCAACTTAAGCTACTCAGTTTTCAGCCAATACCAGGTACCTTGAAACATCAGCTTTTCTGTTCATTTAAGTCCAAATGCAAGGAACACGGAAATTGATTTATGGTGTTGTATGATTTATAGGTAGAATTAATATTAGTATAGAAGCAAAAAACAGGGTGCTTACAGGATACAGGACTGAGACTGTCCATGTATTTTGTCCAATGAAAGAAGGAAACAATCATACATAAAAACTTGAACAGAAGCAAATCTCGCCCGACTGATTTCTTTATAAGAATTCgcaaatgtttattttttgttcAGAAACTATAAACAAACTGATAATGATTAAGAACAATTTGCTGTCTCACtgaaaaaaaacagaagatcATTGGAAGGGAACTTGCTAGCTAGTGTGGTCTAAAGGAGAAGTGGCTTTCATATGAGGGGGCGGTCTCATATTCAGCCTGCGAGCTGGTGATGAATTGCTTCTGAGACACGAGTTGCATGGAAATTGGCAATGAAAGCAGAAGCTTTCTTGTCAATACCAGGCTCAGCAACCACCCTGAGCGTATTGTCTTCATCACTTGGATACACCTTTCGTGTGCTCCAAACGTCTTCGGCGGCTGAATATGAATGATCCTCCCTACGATCCTTCTTAGCTTtgaagaaactgaaaaaagagaaagatttCTTCTGCTTGTTCCCACCCATAGCCATGTATCTTCTTTTTTGCTCACTCGGATACACACACTACAAGTTGGGATGAGTTTTGCACTTGGCACTGCGCTCCTTGATGTTCATGCGGATTCGAGACCCCTTTTATAAGGGGCTACCCTGTATTACAAAGGAATCGAATAAAAACAAAGACGGGTATGATCACGACAAGTGTCCGGCTTTGATGAAATGGCTTCCGGGCTTAGACTCCACTGAGCAGACCCATATGTTGTGGTCCGTTCATTACTTTGCTTTCTCCCAACCGCTTCCTTGCCTCCAAAAAAGGCATTGGTTGGGAGTTCACTACCCCATTTCTTGGGCCTTTGCCTGTATTTGTTCCTCTTCCGAGCCCTGACAATTAAATCACTGGCAACTTGCCATGCACCTATGGGTTGTTGGCATTTGGTAATGTTATTGGTACCCTTCTTTTTAATAACTTtctaaattttaaagaaaatccTCGACACCTCCCTTTGCTCGCTGCTACCTACCCTTAAGTAACAGTACACCGTAAACATGAACCTTAATTTCCTCGAAGAGACAAACTCAGGGCAACACTAAGGCCCCATATATAACATACATTGActtgtaaaaattattaagtaccaacaaattttaatttatgcaaGCAAAATTGTTTTTGGTCCTATCAGAAGCAACTAGCCAATTTCACCTTTCCCACCTTTTGGCCTCCTCATCATCTTCCCACTTTACCGTATCGGGCTGGCTGACCATTGGTCGTCATGAAAATTCGACTTTCGTCACTATAAACTAACTGCCTCCTcctattctttaattttgtttaactttttttttcttttccctacTGTTCAAGTTGGCCTTTTCTTCAACCAGAAGGTGATTAACGACTGTTTAACTTTGGCTAATGATTCTTAACCATCAGTTGTAATGGAAAATTTAATCAgctttataaatataattatgttaCCATTATTCTACAATAACACTTAAGGCGGTATAACTCACTTTCGATTCCAGGTGGAGCAGAACGATTGGTGGACTCTGTAAAAAGCCCACTCCTCTCAAAAGCCGCAAAAAATTGAAGCGCTGTCGTTTTAGTGACCAGTAAACAAAGGCAAAGTATGTGTCTGTAAACGGGCACGTGACCCGAGCAGTCGAACGATTTTCAAAGCTGAAACGTCACCGTCGGTTTAGAAGAAAGAGTGGCGCTGGCGGCAGTAGCGGCGCTGCGCATCGTTGAGGGAGAGATAGAGCGATGGGGAATCCAAAGCAGAAGTGGAcagcagaagaagaagaagcattGAGAGCAGGAGTAGCCAAATATGGCAAAGGGAATTGGAAATCAATCCAAAGAGACCCGGAGTTAAGCCCCTTCCTCTTCGCTCGCTCCAACATTGATCTGAAGGTCCCCCTCCCCATCATCTTTCAATagtttcttttgaaaatttattttattttctttatctgACATTCTGTTTGTATAGGACAAGTGGCGGAATTTGAGTGGTGGTTCCGGCGGCCATGGTTCCCGGGAAAAATCAAGGACGTCAAAGCCCAAAGCAAACTCCGACGGTTCGACTCCGCAGAGCTCTGTTCCTGTTAAGCGAAATGCCTTGTCGAAACCAGTCGCTGATGATTCGTCAAAAAGCTTCGCTTCAAAGTATGCACTttttactctctctctctcgctctCTGTCTCTCTTCTCCAAAATGCATTTATTTGGCCATTTGTTCATCACTGTATGCATTTCCTAACAAATTAGCAACCTTTATAATGCTTCGTAACAAATAACAATGCTATACATTAATTCTCCCCCAAACTCTTAATTGATGCATTGGTAGTTAATTTGAGAAGTTTGCCGTGATTATGGTAGTGAATTTCGTggagttttagttaatttatcatttttagtTACTATATAGTTGCATGAAGTTATCAAGGAGAAacgaatttttttcttcctcttaaTATGAAATGAAGGGGTCAAGCCTGCTTCTTCTTAAAGATGTTTTGATGGTATACTAAATTTCGAATTTTAGTTTTCTGCTCTATCGCTAGTAATTGTTTCTTCTCCCTTCCCCCAGTTTCTTTGTGATAAGCATTTGTGTACTGTGCTGTTTGACATTATTACATAATTGTAGCCGGTACAATGAAATGATTATCGAAGCTGTATCAGCATTGAAAGAGCCAAACGGATCAGATAACAGAGCAATTATCAGCTACATTGAGGTACCatgtaattttcatttttgtcatcattTCATGATCATTAATTTGTTTTCCGCGCAGAAAGGTACCTGTTTGGTTAGGAAAAGAACATTTTGATTATCTCAAAAGTCTACGTGGGCTTGTGTATGTAGAAGACTTTTTTGCTGCTACTTTGTGTATATGTCCAGATTGATTTTGAGATATTGTCTCTAATCATCCCAGAGGTAAAAATGGCTGTTAAAAAATCCATACATCTCATTATTGATGCTAAGACTGAATTTGAGGAACAGTTGGATCTTAGGAAACCATGCATGTGAATTTCTGTTGTGCTAGAGGAGCTTCCCCTCTAAAGAAACTATGTCAGGGACTCGGGGCCTAAGGTCCTGCTATGCATGTTAGGCTTGCTGCTAAGGGCTTTTCAAACCTGGAATTTTCTCAAGCTAGCTACAGCCTCCATGTAgctccttttctttccttttcttttccaaatcttCATTTGAGGTGCACAGAAATACCAAATGATGCTTGACCGTGAATACTTAGATGATGGTATTCAAAATTCTTGCTCCTTTACTGTTTTGATGTCTCTCTATCTTAATTGTTTGGGTTCTTATTTTCAGCATTGTAACTTAATTTCTCTCTGGTTGTTTGCTTACATTATCAAAATCATGAGTATGTTCTTTCCTTAATAAATTGTGCAGCAAAGGCAAGAGGTGCCCCAAAGCTTTAGGAAGCAGTTATGTTCAAGGTTGAAAAGGCTGGTTGCAGtagaaaaactagaaaaggtGAATGATTCTATCCTTCTTTTTATCCGTGGCCATCTACtagtttttgaaatgtttAGTTTCAAGTCATTTAGATtactataaataaaataatcgcCCTTCATATAGGATTGCTGTAGATCCTATTTATAGGAGATAAATTATGGAGATGACTTTGGGCTTCTTTGTTGCACAATGGTCCTGCACTTCTAGTTAGGGATCAAAGTGCTCTGTTGATATGAGTTGTGAAGAAGAGTCTACATGACCTTTTATCTGTTTTCATATGTCTTCATtggaacaaaaggaaaatataattgGAGTCAAATTGCTGATAAAACTTCTTTTGTAACAGGAAAACGCATATCCTCCATCAATGTGATATTCTAATTAGTGTTACCAGCAATTGACATCTTTCGAGTATATGAGCTTCTGACAGACTAATAGATGATTAATTTAACAGAATATGACTAGTTAGAACGTTTCTTGAATATCTTTGTTGCCTTGTAATggcaaaattttatatattaagaaattCCAGCCATTTAGATGCTGCGATTACTACTACCCTCTATTTGACATATCATTCTATGGAGTAACATATAACTTTGGGGATATGTACAACACTTATAATATTCTTATAATTCGAATTTTTACCaagatatttaattaaagataGAATAAAAGTTACTTTACTCAAAAGTTAATAGTTCAAATACCATAGCGTTTCTTAgattttattacaaatttttGTTGCCTTTTTGTTATTTCTGACTATCTTAGGCATTTTGCTTTCGAATCTTTACCCATTTCTTGATTTGAGAAGGCTCAAGATTTGTGcatagaaaatattaaaaaaatatgtatgcAAGTTTGTAGTGATGATCACAAGTCTAACTAATACACTTCTAGCCGCtaagaatatatatttctGAGAAAGAAATGTTGTGAGCCAAGAAAAAATTTGTCATAGTTGTGGAAGTATATACTGCTAAGAAATATACATTTccgagaaaaaaaaatgtgggTGAGCCACGAAAGAATTTATTAAAGCTGTGGAAGTAAATTGTGTTTGCGGATTGTTTTGTTAGGGTAACCTTATAGTAGATCTGAAATATGAAATCTGTTTTGCTTTATTATCATAATAACACAGGTGCAGAATCGGTACAAGATGAGAAAAGATGAGACATTTGGGACAAAGACACCTAGCCCAAATCAGAAAGGAATGCGGCTTAAGCATGTAACTTGTGATTCAGTTGAAGAAGCTTCAGTAACTGCTGCCTATTTGATTGCTGAAGCAGAAAATAAGTCGTTTGTTGCAGCTGAAGCAGTTAAAGAGGCAGAAAGAGTCTCAAAAATGGCTGAAGATATGGATTCACTGCTACAGTTGGCCAAAGAGATTTTTGAAACATGTAATGTATTATTATATTTCGTGCTCATATTTTTGCTTGATTAAGCATTATGTTTCcatttcttataaattttgtatgttttatttattgcaGGTTCTCGAGGTGAAATTCTGCTCATGGCCTAGGAAATGTGGATTAACAATAGAGATGACCCCTTGAATTAGAACATGTACATATTGTTGGTAgtgttttctcttctttctcttggGATGTGACTTGACTAATTCATATGAGAGATAACTCCCCagttatttgaattttgttgCTTCTTGCTAGTGCAGCAAAAAGTTCAATGTTCTCCATTCCGAATTCTCAGAGTTATCCATACTTTCTCTTCCAGAGGACCACGCATTGACCgaaataaaatggaaaaataagcttttatacttaatttctAATACGTAATTACATGTGTAAGACAAATTAATGATTAATGGCCTTTGCATGTGAGGAAGAAGGTGCCGGTTGAATAAGAGCATTATCACCAAGGTGACAATTGGAAGGCTATGGTCAGGCTGGATTTTGTAACTTTGGGTCAATGAAAAATCGGGTCACCTCATCTTCATGTTCCTGTTAACTAGGATTGGATCGTTTTAGGTAGGTTTAGTCATCTGATTcaagttaaattttaaaatcaaaatagtttGGTATAGGGATGGATCGCTCAAGTTGAATGAGGCTTTATCAACCttaaacaaaattcaaaataaattttttaaacaaaaatcattAGAAATCATTTTACATCAAATGCTAACAATTTgactaaaaaaattcattaatgatttttgattgattgatagtatttaatatcaaatataacTCTAAAGGTTAACAAGTGgcaattaattattttctttaattttatcgGTATGATATCTAAGCTTCTGTAATCAAATAAAGCTCTATCATATGTAAAAgatttaatcaatttcaagccaaaactcaAAACCACCTATAAGTTAATCAAGTCAAACTCAAAGAAATCACTCTTCAAATTGGcttgtttccttttcttcgTAACATAACTAGAGAGGTACAGAGGCTTTTGTTTACCCAGGAGGTGGGAGCCACATTCTACTACTACGAAGGTAATATTTTTCCCACTTCCCcatctttcctttttattccATTGAGAAGGACGAATAACAAGCCCGGATGGTTTGCCAGTGTTGGGCCTCCTACAGCGGCGCCATTGATGAGTCCACAGAGGATGAGCGCGCTAATGCCCACTGCGGCGTCTTTGAACGATAAAGGAAGTCATACTGTTCTCTTTATAGTGGCagca from Theobroma cacao cultivar B97-61/B2 chromosome 9, Criollo_cocoa_genome_V2, whole genome shotgun sequence harbors:
- the LOC18588360 gene encoding telomere repeat-binding factor 4 → MGNPKQKWTAEEEEALRAGVAKYGKGNWKSIQRDPELSPFLFARSNIDLKDKWRNLSGGSGGHGSREKSRTSKPKANSDGSTPQSSVPVKRNALSKPVADDSSKSFASNRYNEMIIEAVSALKEPNGSDNRAIISYIEQRQEVPQSFRKQLCSRLKRLVAVEKLEKVQNRYKMRKDETFGTKTPSPNQKGMRLKHVTCDSVEEASVTAAYLIAEAENKSFVAAEAVKEAERVSKMAEDMDSLLQLAKEIFETCSRGEILLMA